A region from the Rheinheimera mangrovi genome encodes:
- the ydiJ gene encoding D-2-hydroxyglutarate dehydrogenase YdiJ, whose amino-acid sequence MIPKLTATETLNPSVQSYITALTAAGFAGDIEVSYASRLAVATDNSVYQQLPAAVLLPKSAADVQLICSLAQTVSFSGIKFTPRGGGTGTNGQALTSAVVVDLSRHMREIIEINVKERWVRVQAGVIKDQLNAFLRPYGFFFSPDLSTSNRATIGGMINTDASGQGSLMYGKTSDHVLSLDTVLIDGTPLHTHAMPIVQAEQLAQRQDSVGRVYRQVISSCRDFRADILETFPRLNRFLTGYDLEHVFNDDLSQFDLSRVITGSEGSLGFVVEAKLNITPIAKYKCLVNVKYDSFESALRNAPFLVAAQATSVETVDSKVLDLARNDIIWHQVKDFIEDVPGKTMLGLNMVEYNAEDEADMAQKVQQLEARLQQSLAKGESGIIGYQLTFDNNAINHIYAMRKKSVGLLGNAKGSKKPIPFTEDTAVPPENLADFIMEFRALLDSHGLTYGMFGHVDAGVLHVRPALDMCDPEQEKQLRVISDQVVKLTAKYGGLMWGEHGKGYRSEYGPEFFGEALFTELRKIKTAFDPFNRVNPGKICTPIDSSEQLVSVDDVKRGFYDRQIPVVVKESFDSSLNCNGNGLCFNYEENSPMCPSSKVTKDRRHSPKGRAGLMREWLRLMSNQGVDVLAQEQELLNKSQTLSGVVAKIKNSWQKKQGQYDFSHEVMEAMEGCLACKACAGQCPIKVDVPSFRARFIQLYHSRYLRPAKDYLVGNIERSAPLLASMPKLVNFFLRQGWMASLLKKTVGYVDTPQLSVPTLKQRVEGNYSFDLTVLQALPDAEKQKLVLLVQDPFTSFYEADLVADALKLIEKLGFRPVLLPFLPNGKPQHVKGFLRDFAKTAKTASDFLNQVAALGAPLLGLDASLVLVYRDEYVKTLGNQRGDYQVALFHEWLVKQDLPAIQSQQSFSLLAHCTEKTALPATENQWKQIYAKAGLELKALSVGCCGMAGTYGHEAQNLANSKALYEMSWQQPVQNTGADQVLVTGFSCRSQVKRLEGVKPKHPLQQLLQLL is encoded by the coding sequence ATGATCCCGAAGTTAACTGCGACAGAAACACTTAATCCATCGGTACAATCTTATATCACAGCGTTAACAGCTGCTGGATTTGCTGGCGATATTGAAGTTAGTTACGCCAGCCGCTTAGCCGTTGCCACAGACAACAGCGTCTATCAACAGCTGCCTGCTGCTGTGTTATTGCCTAAATCAGCTGCTGATGTGCAGCTGATTTGTTCTTTGGCTCAGACAGTCAGTTTTAGCGGTATCAAATTCACGCCTCGAGGCGGCGGTACCGGCACCAATGGTCAGGCCTTAACCTCTGCAGTGGTGGTCGATTTATCCCGCCATATGCGTGAAATCATAGAGATTAATGTCAAAGAACGTTGGGTGCGGGTGCAGGCAGGTGTGATTAAAGATCAGCTGAATGCCTTTTTAAGACCCTATGGCTTTTTCTTCTCACCGGATTTATCCACCTCAAACCGCGCGACTATAGGCGGCATGATCAACACAGATGCTTCAGGTCAGGGCTCTTTGATGTACGGGAAAACCAGTGATCATGTGTTATCCCTCGATACTGTGCTGATCGATGGCACGCCGCTGCATACTCATGCCATGCCGATAGTTCAGGCAGAACAGTTGGCACAACGGCAGGACAGCGTTGGAAGGGTCTATCGTCAGGTGATCTCCAGTTGCCGCGATTTCCGTGCTGATATTTTAGAAACCTTTCCGCGTTTAAATCGTTTTTTAACGGGCTATGACTTAGAGCATGTGTTTAATGATGATCTAAGCCAGTTTGATCTATCCCGGGTTATTACAGGCTCTGAAGGCTCTTTGGGTTTTGTGGTTGAGGCCAAACTCAATATCACGCCCATAGCCAAATACAAATGTCTGGTCAATGTAAAGTACGACAGCTTTGAAAGTGCGCTGCGTAATGCGCCATTTTTAGTAGCAGCTCAGGCGACTTCAGTGGAAACTGTCGACAGCAAAGTGCTGGATTTAGCACGTAACGATATTATTTGGCATCAGGTCAAAGACTTTATTGAAGATGTGCCAGGTAAGACCATGCTTGGCCTGAACATGGTTGAATACAATGCTGAAGACGAAGCCGATATGGCGCAAAAGGTTCAGCAGTTAGAAGCACGGCTGCAGCAGTCGCTTGCAAAAGGCGAGTCGGGCATCATTGGTTATCAGCTCACCTTTGACAACAACGCTATTAACCATATTTATGCGATGCGCAAAAAGTCAGTTGGCCTTTTAGGCAACGCCAAAGGCAGCAAAAAACCAATTCCTTTTACGGAAGATACTGCGGTTCCTCCGGAAAATCTGGCTGATTTTATTATGGAGTTCCGTGCCCTACTGGACAGCCATGGTCTGACCTACGGCATGTTTGGTCATGTTGATGCTGGTGTGCTGCATGTTCGTCCAGCTTTGGATATGTGTGACCCGGAGCAGGAAAAGCAGTTACGCGTTATATCAGACCAGGTGGTCAAACTAACCGCTAAATACGGCGGTCTGATGTGGGGCGAGCATGGCAAAGGCTATAGAAGTGAATATGGTCCTGAGTTTTTTGGCGAAGCGCTGTTTACTGAGCTGCGTAAAATCAAAACCGCGTTTGACCCCTTTAACCGTGTCAACCCTGGCAAAATCTGTACGCCTATCGACAGCAGCGAACAATTGGTTAGTGTGGATGATGTCAAACGTGGGTTTTATGACAGGCAAATTCCTGTTGTCGTAAAAGAGAGTTTTGACAGCAGTTTAAATTGTAACGGCAATGGCCTTTGTTTTAACTACGAAGAAAATTCACCTATGTGCCCGTCCAGTAAAGTCACCAAAGACAGACGGCACAGCCCCAAAGGCAGAGCGGGATTAATGCGTGAATGGCTGCGCCTGATGAGCAATCAGGGCGTGGATGTATTAGCGCAGGAGCAAGAGCTTCTGAATAAATCTCAGACGCTGTCTGGTGTAGTTGCCAAAATCAAAAACAGCTGGCAGAAAAAGCAGGGCCAGTATGATTTCTCCCATGAAGTGATGGAGGCAATGGAAGGCTGTCTGGCCTGTAAAGCCTGTGCTGGCCAGTGCCCAATTAAAGTGGATGTGCCATCCTTCCGTGCCCGTTTTATTCAGCTGTATCACAGCCGTTATTTACGTCCGGCCAAAGATTATCTGGTCGGAAATATTGAGCGTTCGGCACCACTTTTGGCCAGCATGCCAAAACTGGTCAATTTTTTCCTGCGGCAAGGCTGGATGGCAAGCCTGCTGAAAAAGACAGTGGGTTATGTCGATACACCACAATTATCGGTTCCGACCTTAAAGCAAAGAGTAGAGGGCAACTACAGCTTTGATTTAACGGTGCTGCAAGCTCTGCCAGACGCTGAAAAGCAAAAGTTGGTGCTGTTGGTGCAGGACCCTTTTACCAGCTTCTACGAAGCTGATTTAGTGGCTGACGCGCTGAAGCTGATAGAGAAACTGGGGTTTAGGCCTGTGTTGTTGCCATTTTTACCCAACGGTAAACCGCAGCACGTTAAAGGCTTCTTACGCGATTTTGCGAAAACAGCAAAAACAGCTTCTGATTTTTTAAATCAGGTGGCAGCCTTAGGTGCACCGCTGTTAGGCCTGGATGCATCCTTAGTGCTGGTGTATCGCGACGAGTATGTCAAAACCTTAGGCAATCAACGCGGTGATTATCAGGTGGCTTTATTCCACGAATGGTTAGTGAAACAAGACTTACCTGCTATTCAGAGCCAGCAGAGCTTTAGTTTACTGGCACATTGCACCGAAAAAACGGCGCTGCCAGCGACTGAAAATCAGTGGAAGCAGATTTATGCCAAAGCTGGGTTAGAACTCAAAGCTCTGTCTGTCGGCTGCTGCGGTATGGCCGGTACTTATGGCCATGAAGCGCAAAATTTGGCTAACAGCAAAGCACTGTACGAGATGAGCTGGCAACAACCTGTGCAAAACACCGGTGCCGATCAAGTGTTGGTGACAGGTTTTTCTTGTCGTAGTCAGGTGAAACGTTTGGAAGGCGTCAAGCCTAAACATCCATTGCAACAGCTACTGCAATTGCTTTAG
- a CDS encoding alpha/beta hydrolase codes for MKITTLLSAVTLLVASCGVFAGGQGTVLNEAWTAMETDSAVQVDDKWDYIRFLPVESTARKSVCFAFYPGGFISPYAYAPYTRALAEAGYISFILKVPLGFALLEINAADDAKKDAHATAHCSAFVVGGHSVGGVAAVEYIVDNPEDGLVLLASYPQDSTSIATSNTIVSSIYGTNDCQTTLEDINNSTDNLPSATTTYLEITGGNHPQFGWYSDSTTGECAATISQADQAAIFINETLRVLGLFE; via the coding sequence ATGAAAATAACAACGTTGTTAAGTGCTGTAACCTTGCTGGTGGCGTCCTGTGGTGTGTTCGCAGGAGGTCAAGGAACTGTGTTGAATGAAGCCTGGACTGCAATGGAGACCGACAGCGCAGTCCAGGTCGATGATAAGTGGGACTACATTCGCTTTTTACCCGTAGAGAGTACGGCGCGTAAATCCGTTTGCTTTGCCTTTTACCCTGGTGGTTTTATCAGTCCCTATGCCTATGCTCCTTATACCAGAGCCTTAGCTGAAGCCGGCTATATCAGCTTTATTTTGAAAGTGCCACTGGGATTCGCGCTATTGGAAATCAATGCAGCTGATGATGCTAAAAAGGATGCTCATGCCACTGCCCACTGTTCCGCCTTTGTTGTAGGCGGACACTCGGTAGGTGGTGTAGCGGCGGTTGAATACATAGTAGATAACCCTGAAGATGGCCTGGTATTGCTGGCATCCTATCCACAAGACAGCACATCCATAGCTACGAGCAACACAATAGTCAGCAGTATTTACGGTACCAATGATTGCCAGACGACTTTAGAAGACATTAATAATTCGACAGATAACTTGCCTTCAGCTACTACGACTTACCTTGAAATCACCGGAGGAAACCATCCACAGTTTGGTTGGTATAGCGACAGTACGACTGGCGAGTGCGCAGCAACCATCAGTCAAGCCGATCAGGCTGCTATTTTTATTAATGAAACTCTGCGTGTGCTTGGTTTATTTGAATAA
- a CDS encoding glycogen/starch/alpha-glucan phosphorylase, translated as MKKTTSKATASVAIADLPSTEELKNNIIKHLHGSLGTDVNKASPQAWWRATCAAVNEYVYDGLRNTQRTHYQQNTRAVHYFSLEYLMGRLFSNNLHNLGVYDAAKTALAELGLNIADLEDQEEDMALGNGGLGRLAACFIDSMATLNYPAIGYGIHYENGLFKQEFSDGRQIERPDSWREYGNPWEICRPESIQEISVYGYVETTYDLQGKMKKVWHPGRIIKGVPWDIPVVGYQGSSVNVLRLWESRASDFFNWDVFNSGGYIDAARQNIEAETISKVLYPNDETDAGKELRLIQQYFFCSCSLKDIIRRYKRANGDDWSKFPDQVAIQLNDTHPAVAIPELMRILVDRAEMSWDEAWNICQNVFAYTNHTLLPEALEKWSVRLFEKVLPRHLEIIYEINRRFLVEQVDVLWPGDNEKKRKLSIIEEGHEPMVRMGHLSVVGSFRVNGVAEIHSELVKSDLFPEMVALWPDKFTNVTNGVTPRRWLKACNPRLAKLLDQTIGDEWPRDLKQLNKFAAFADDPAIQDAFMAIKQQNKADLATVVKKLTNISIDPHAIFDIQIKRLHEYKRQHLNLLHILALYRRILQNPDYDMVPRVFLFGAKAAPGYKLAKEIIYAINKVAEKINNDKRVKNRLKVVFMPNYRVTLAEKMIPAADVSEQISTAGKEASGTGNMKLALNGAITVGTLDGANIEIAEEVGPDNISIFGLTVDEVKALQAKGYHSWDYYYQDAEIKAILDWLETDYFTPGKPGELSAIKRSLLEGGDPYLVLADFQSYVKAQEKVDGWYRDQAGWAKKAILNTALMGKFTSDRSIEDYVEKVWKLDPCKISQQ; from the coding sequence ATGAAAAAAACGACTTCAAAGGCAACAGCTTCAGTGGCTATTGCGGACCTTCCAAGCACGGAAGAACTAAAAAATAATATTATTAAACACTTGCACGGTAGCCTTGGCACAGATGTAAATAAGGCCAGCCCACAAGCCTGGTGGCGAGCTACCTGTGCTGCAGTCAACGAATACGTATACGATGGTCTGCGTAACACTCAGCGTACTCACTACCAACAAAACACCCGCGCTGTGCATTATTTCAGTCTTGAATATTTAATGGGCCGTTTGTTCAGCAACAATCTGCACAACTTAGGCGTCTATGACGCAGCTAAAACTGCGTTGGCTGAGCTTGGCTTGAATATCGCTGATCTGGAAGATCAGGAAGAAGACATGGCGTTGGGTAACGGTGGTTTAGGTCGTTTAGCAGCTTGTTTTATTGACTCTATGGCGACTTTAAATTACCCGGCCATAGGTTATGGTATTCATTACGAAAACGGTTTGTTCAAACAAGAGTTTTCAGATGGTCGTCAAATTGAACGTCCGGACAGCTGGCGTGAATATGGTAACCCGTGGGAGATTTGCCGTCCTGAGTCTATTCAGGAAATCTCAGTCTACGGTTACGTCGAAACAACTTACGACCTGCAAGGCAAAATGAAAAAGGTCTGGCACCCTGGCCGTATTATCAAAGGTGTGCCTTGGGATATTCCTGTGGTTGGTTATCAGGGCAGCTCAGTCAACGTTTTACGCCTGTGGGAAAGCCGAGCCAGTGACTTCTTCAACTGGGACGTATTTAACTCAGGCGGCTACATCGACGCGGCACGTCAGAACATCGAAGCTGAAACCATCTCCAAAGTACTGTATCCAAATGATGAAACGGACGCAGGTAAAGAGTTACGCTTAATTCAGCAGTATTTCTTCTGCTCATGTTCATTGAAAGACATTATCCGTCGTTACAAACGGGCTAATGGTGATGACTGGAGTAAGTTCCCGGACCAGGTGGCGATCCAACTGAATGATACTCACCCTGCTGTAGCTATTCCTGAACTGATGCGTATTCTGGTGGACCGGGCTGAAATGAGCTGGGACGAGGCCTGGAATATTTGTCAGAACGTATTTGCTTACACCAACCATACCTTGTTACCAGAGGCTCTGGAAAAATGGTCAGTACGCTTATTTGAAAAAGTATTACCGCGCCATTTAGAAATCATTTACGAAATTAACCGTCGTTTCCTGGTTGAACAAGTAGATGTGTTATGGCCAGGTGATAACGAGAAAAAGCGCAAGTTATCTATCATCGAAGAAGGCCATGAACCTATGGTTCGGATGGGTCACTTGTCTGTGGTCGGCTCGTTCCGTGTTAATGGTGTGGCCGAAATTCACTCTGAGTTGGTGAAATCAGATTTATTCCCGGAAATGGTTGCATTATGGCCGGATAAATTTACCAACGTAACCAACGGTGTGACCCCACGTCGCTGGTTAAAAGCCTGTAACCCACGTTTAGCCAAGTTACTTGACCAAACTATTGGCGATGAATGGCCACGTGACTTAAAACAGCTGAATAAGTTTGCTGCTTTTGCTGATGATCCTGCCATTCAGGATGCTTTTATGGCCATCAAACAGCAAAATAAAGCTGATTTAGCGACAGTAGTGAAGAAACTGACCAATATCAGTATTGACCCTCATGCTATTTTTGATATTCAAATCAAACGTTTGCATGAATACAAACGTCAGCATCTGAACTTGCTGCATATTCTTGCTTTGTACCGTCGTATTCTGCAAAACCCGGATTACGATATGGTGCCACGCGTATTCCTGTTTGGTGCGAAAGCAGCTCCGGGTTACAAGCTGGCCAAAGAAATTATTTACGCTATCAATAAAGTGGCTGAGAAGATCAACAACGACAAAAGGGTGAAAAACCGTCTGAAAGTGGTCTTTATGCCTAACTACCGTGTCACATTAGCGGAGAAAATGATCCCGGCTGCTGACGTTTCAGAGCAAATCTCTACCGCAGGTAAAGAAGCTTCTGGTACAGGTAATATGAAACTGGCGTTAAACGGTGCTATCACAGTAGGTACGCTGGATGGTGCAAACATTGAAATCGCTGAGGAAGTAGGGCCGGATAATATTTCTATCTTCGGTTTAACAGTGGATGAAGTAAAAGCACTGCAAGCCAAAGGCTACCATAGCTGGGATTACTATTATCAGGATGCTGAAATCAAAGCCATTCTGGACTGGCTGGAAACGGATTACTTCACGCCAGGTAAACCAGGTGAATTGTCTGCCATTAAACGCAGCCTGCTTGAAGGCGGCGATCCGTATTTAGTACTGGCTGATTTCCAGTCATACGTGAAGGCACAAGAGAAGGTGGACGGTTGGTACCGTGATCAGGCTGGTTGGGCGAAAAAAGCCATTCTTAATACTGCACTGATGGGTAAATTTACCTCAGACCGTTCTATTGAAGACTATGTAGAAAAAGTCTGGAAACTGGATCCTTGTAAGATCAGTCAGCAATAA